A single region of the Gossypium arboreum isolate Shixiya-1 chromosome 12, ASM2569848v2, whole genome shotgun sequence genome encodes:
- the LOC108452389 gene encoding dirigent protein 5-like: MGRKLVSSKAIFESDTMRSPVVKSCCVLLLTLFLSRHYSVSATKKILNPKKPCKRFILYYHDILFGGNDVANATSAATANATKLGNTDFGKLVVFDDPITKDQHLLSHPVARAQGFYFYDMKTIYNAWFAYTLVFNSSDYKGTLNIMGADMMREKTRDLSIVGGTGDFFMTRGIVTFQTDTQEGTKYFRLKMDIKLYECY, from the coding sequence ATGGGGAGAAAGCTGGTTTCATCAAAGGCAATCTTTGAATCAGACACCATGAGATCTCCTGTAGTGAAATCATGTTGTGTTCTTTTATTAACCCTGTTTCTGTCCCGACACTACTCAGTTTCAGCTACCAAAAAGATATTGAATCCCAAAAAACCATGCAAAAGGTTTATCCTCTACTACCACGACATCCTCTTCGGCGGCAATGACGTGGCTAACGCAACGTCCGCCGCAACAGCTAATGCGACCAAGCTCGGTAACACCGACTTTGGGAAGCTCGTGGTATTCGATGATCCCATAACAAAAGACCAGCATCTCCTCTCTCATCCCGTTGCAAGGGCACAAGGGTTCTACTTTTATGATATGAAAACTATCTACAATGCTTGGTTTGCTTACACTTTGGTGTTTAACTCGAGTGATTACAAGGGAACCCTAAACATTATGGGGGCGGATATGATGAGGGAGAAGACGAGAGATCTGTCAATTGTAGGGGGGACCGGTGATTTCTTCATGACTAGAGGTATTGTTACATTTCAGACCGATACTCAAGAGGGTACCAAATATTTTCGCCTTAAAATGGATATTAAGTTGTATGAATGCTATTAA
- the LOC108453342 gene encoding translation initiation factor IF-1, chloroplastic, with protein sequence MASLCFNLHTPLSFLLLPRQQKVPSCFFVNSKGNFNPRKVTTTRMITCKKASSRGPDSDRVVKNKFEKTVAKQGDKKFVHEGLITESLPNGMFRVLLDNKDLILGYLSGKIRKNFVRVLPGDRVRVELSPYDSTKGRIVYRLRNKDPSG encoded by the exons ATGGCCTCCCTCTGCTTCAACCTTCACACCCCTCTCTCCTTTCTGCTTCTTCCTCGACAACAGAAGGTTCCCAGTTGCTTCTTCGTCAA TAGCAAGGGAAATTTCAATCCGAGAAAGGTGACAACCACGAGAATGATAACTTGCAAGAAAGCGAGCTCAAGGGGTCCTGACAGTGACAGGGTAGTAAAAAATAAGTTTGAAAAAACTGTGGCGAAGCAGGGagacaaaaaatttgttcatgaaGGCTTAATTACCGAGTCGCTTCCCAATGGTATGTTTCGAGTTCTTTTGGACAATAAGGATTTAATTCTAGGCTATCTTTCGGGAAAGATTCGGAAGAATTTTGTACGTGTATTGCCTGGAGATAGAGTTCGAGTTGAATTGAGTCCTTATGATTCAACCAAGGGGCGTATAGTTTATAGACTTCGTAACAAGGATCCAAGTGGATAG
- the LOC108453341 gene encoding uncharacterized protein At5g41620, with amino-acid sequence MKREEKSEEGLAEKEENLCEKLSRRILLVGNSKTEGPCTPCPSWKLYDPQPQPQALSHHSYIFPHPPAAVSARKLAASLWEFHQYLHHHHHHHHHHHQSQPKMHRGGVNNTNGRYHQRHHRNSLLKNKAIDFSQYLDDPCPSSDPDQPESASGLRRHIAQTLMKHHRSFEKNNQALQPVSPSSYGSSMEVAPYNPAVTPSSSLDFRGRIGESHYNLKTSTELLKVLNRIWSLEEQHVSNISLIKALKMELDHARARIKELLRDQQAGRHEIDDLMKQIAEDKLVRKSKEQDRVHAAVQSVRGELEDERKLRNRSENLHRKLARELSEAKASLSNALKDLERERKSRKLLEFLCDEFARGIKSYEQEVHTLRQKSDEEWTGVADHDHLILHISESWLDERMQMKLEEAQSGFAEQNPAIDRLGFEIETFLQAKPIGTSVSKHTDYLSQKDRRKSLESVPLNEAVTVGKDVLDEEDSASSDSNCFELNEPSSVDLKSHEDEAQTHYSEKKVSSDEKIKSRRPSSLQVKFEEKMARAMNNGNKKSQLEDSGQEIIGVGNTTEATISQKLENDEAAQYGYKGRKNKLDEIRGISSNYVMDNLIRNHIALTEGRNINVENNSGEASSSYPLLKNQPSPVRQWMTKFTPPDLDVPESSTKLPPAMKDNTLKAKLLEARSKGQRSRLKIFKGKS; translated from the exons AtgaaaagggaagaaaaaagtGAAGAAGGGTTAGCAGAAAAGGAGGAAAATTTGTGTGAAAAGTTGAGTCGGAGGATATTATTGGTAGGGAATAGCAAAACAGAGGGGCCCTGTACTCCATGCCCTTCTTGGAAACTTTACGACCCTCAGCCTCAGCCTCAGGCTCTCTCACATCATAGCTACATCTTTCCTCATCCTCCTGCCGCTGTTTCTGCCAGAAAGTTAGCGGCTTCCTTGTGGGAGTTTCATCAATaccttcatcatcatcatcatcatcatcatcatcatcatcaaagtCAACCCAAAATGCATAGAGGTGGTGTTAACAACACTAATGGTCGCTACCACCAACGCCATCACCGCAACAGTCTTCTCAAGAACAAAGCCATCGATTTTTCTCAGTACTTGGATGATCCTTGTCCCAGTTCTGACCCTGATCAG CCAGAGAGTGCAAGCGGTTTGAGGAGACATATTGCTCAAACACTGATGAAACACCATCGATCGTTTGAAAAAAATAACCAGGCCCTACAGCCTGTATCGCCGTCAAGCTATGGCAGTTCAATGGAG GTGGCACCTTATAATCCTGCAGTCACGCCTAGCAGTTCCTTAGATTTTAGGGGAAGAATTGGTGAGTCTCACTATAATCTCAAAACATCTACAGAACTGCTAAAAGTACTAAACCGTATTTGGAGCCTGGAAGAACAACATGTATCCAACATCTCACTGATAAAAGCTTTGAAGATGGAACTAGATCATGCCCGTGCTAGGATCAAAGAGTTGCTTCGAGACCAGCAAGCAGGTCGACACGAAATTGATGATTTGATGAAGCAGATTGCTGAAGACAAATTGGTTAGGAAGAGTAAGGAACAGGATCGGGTTCATGCTGCTGTTCAGTCGGTGAGGGGTGAACTAGAAGATGAAAGAAAGTTAAGAAACCGATCTGAGAATCTACATCGGAAGTTAGCTCGGGAATTGTCCGAGGCCAAAGCTTCTCTTTCTAATGCCTTGAAAGACCTTGAAAGGGAAAGGAAATCAAGGAAGCTTTTGGAATTTCTTTGTGATGAGTTTGCTAGGGGAATAAAAAGCTACGAACAAGAGGTGCATACTCTAAGACAGAAATCTGATGAAGAATGGACGGGAGTGGCTGACCATGATCATTTGATTCTTCATATATCTGAATCATGGCTTGATGAGCGGATGCAGATGAAGCTAGAAGAAGCTCAGTCTGGTTTTGCTGAACAGAATCCAGCCATAGACAGATTAGGCTTTGAAATAGAGACCTTCCTTCAAGCTAAACCGATTGGTACTTCTGTTTCTAAGCACACAGATTATTTGTCACAAAAGGATCGCAGGAAGTCACTTGAATCTGTTCCTTTAAACGAGGCTGTAACTGTAGGTAAAGATGTTCTTGACGAGGAAGATTCTGCTAGCAGTGATTCAAATTGTTTTGAGCTGAACGAACCAAGTAGTGTTGACCTGAAATCACATGAAGATGAAGCTCAAACCCATTACAGCGAGAAAAAAGTTTCATCTGATGAGAAGATTAAAAGCCGGCGTCCGTCCAGCTTACAAGTTAAGTTTGAAGAAAAGATGGCCAGAGCCATGAATAACGGAAATAAAAAGTCCCAGTTGGAAGATTCAGGACAGGAAATTATCGGTGTAGGGAACACCACTGAAGCAACAATATCTCAAAAACTTGAAAACGATGAAGCTGCTCAATATGGTTACAAGGGAAGAAAGAATAAGCTTGATGAGATACGTGGAATAAGCTCAAATTACGTAATGGACAACTTGATAAGAAATCATATAGCATTGACAGAAGGTAGGAACATAAATGTGGAAAACAACAGCGGTGAGGCTTCTAGTAGTTACCCTCTGTTGAAGAACCAGCCTAGTCCAGTGCGGCAATGGATGACGAAATTCACACCCCCAGATCTGGACGTACCGGAGTCCTCTACGAAGCTACCTCCAGCAATGAAGGATAATACCTTGAAGGCAAAGCTTCTTGAAGCAAGGTCCAAAGGACAACGTTCTCGTTTAAAAATATTCAAGGGCAAGTCATAG
- the LOC108450177 gene encoding uncharacterized protein LOC108450177, giving the protein MAASFRWLLQLHKDVPKAAKFYSQGLDFSVNVCTLRWAELQSGPLKLALMQSPCDNAMQNGCSSVLSFTVNDINSTVTKLMALGAELDGPIKYEIHGKVAALRCIDGHMVGLYEPA; this is encoded by the exons ATGGCGGCGTCGTTTAGGTGGTTACTCCAACTCCACAAAGACGTTCCCAAGGCGGCAAAGTTCTACTCACAAGGGCTCGACTTCTCCGTCAACGTCTGTACGCTTCGGTGGGCCGAGCTCCAGTCTGGTCCTCTCAAACTTGCTCTCATGCAATCCCCTTG TGATAATGCGATGCAGAACGGTTGCTCTTCAGTTTTATCATTCACAGTGAATGACATTAATAGTACAGTAACAAAATTAATGGCATTAGGAGCTGAACTAGATGGTCCCATCAAATATGAAATCCATGGCAAG GTTGCTGCCTTGCGTTGCATTGACGGTCACATGGTTGGCCTCTATGAACCAGCATAA
- the LOC108450176 gene encoding uncharacterized protein LOC108450176 → MEGKLLEMFEVGPCEDDYQLGFLIGQRFCNQIRSRLAGDLILQKQLLPFARTPHAQPLLKALSETNQKKFPRYWAELLGTADGSGVLVLDIILVNFRKEILPFISKTTMNSNADTTDDCSDVLIVSDSMAVAAHNEDANVSLVGHTYLIKGKLSNGLSFIAYTYAGELPSCAFGLNSQGLAFTLNSVPPVEDEIVPAGIGRNFVSRDLLEATSTADALARIRSSEVSVGHSYNLIDIQKRMILNVETASRSRVSVHEVGATPFFHANMYLHLQVQQVHDENSISRQKRAAFLPQGSKTDVLSLLGDTEDTKYPIYMTGPTLYTLCTTVIDLDERTLTIIEGNPKYGKVSHVFSMSSNELNLKLVNHAELNLKLVNHAEGTHL, encoded by the exons ATGGAAGGTAAACTGCTGGAGATGTTTGAAGTTGGGCCCTGTGAAGATGACTACCAGCTGGGTTTTCTCATAGGTCAAAGGTTTTGCAATCAAATAAGAAGCAGGTTGGCTGGGGACCTCATTCTTCAAAAACAGCTCCTTCCTTTTGCTCGAACACCGCATGCACAACCGCTGCTCAAAGCACTCTCGGAAACAAACCAGAAGAAGTTCCCAAGATATTGGGCTGAGCTTTTAGGGACTGCAGACGGAAGCGGTGTGCTGGTTCTTGAT ATAATACTAGTCAACTTCAGAAAGGAGATACTCCCATtcatttcaaaaacaacaatgaaTTCAAATGCTGATACTACAGATGACTGTTCTGATGTTCTCATTGTTAGTGATTCAATGGCAGTAGCAGCTCATAATGAGGATGCAAACGTTTCTCTAGTAGGCCACAC CTATTTGATCAAGGGAAAACTATCAAATGGATTATCCTTCATAGCTTACACATATGCAGGAGAGCTTCCAAGTTGTGCTTTTGGACTTAACAGTCAAGGACTG GCATTCACACTGAATTCAGTACCTCCAGTTGAAGATGAGATTGTACCAGCTGGCATTGGAAGGAACTTTGTCTCTAGAGACCTTCTGGAAGCAACTAGTACTGCAGACGCATTAGCT AGAATACGTTCATCAGAAGTCTCTGTGGGACACAGTTACAATTTAATCGATATACAGAAGCGTATGATCTTGAATGTAGAAACTGCATCAAGATCGCGAGTTTCAGTTCATGAGGTTGGAGCGACACCATTTTTCCACGCAAACATGTATCTCCATCTTCAGGTTCAACAG GTACATGATGAAAACTCAATAAGCAGGCAAAAAAGAGCAGCATTTCTACCACAAGGATCAAAAACCGATGTCTTGTCTCTTCTAGGAGATACAGAAGATACAAAATACCCCATCTACATGACAG GTCCAACTCTTTATACACTCTGCACAACTGTCATTGATTTGGATGAAAGAACACTTACAATAATTGAAGGAAACCCAAAGTATGGGAAAGTTTCGCATGTCTTTTCGATGTCTTCAAACGAGTTAAACCTCAAATTGGTCAACCATGCTGAATTAAACCTCAAATTGGTCAACCATGCTGAAGGGACTCATCTCTAG